GCGAATGTTCCGATTCGGCTCATGGCGTGATGCTACGCCCGCACCGCGGCATCCTTAATGGGTATTGCCCACGCCGGCCTGCAGCGCCGCGGTGGCGGGTGTGTCGTCGTGCCAATCGCGTTGGGCCAGAACACGGTGTGCAATGTGCTGCAGCGCGGTTTCGACTTGGCGGCGGTCCGGCCGACCCTCGAAGCCGGGCGATCGGGACAGCTTGTCCACTATCCAGCCCAGCAGCAACGAGTAGACGTAATCGACCTGCTGCGTACCAGCGGGCGTCAACCACATTTGGTTGCCATCCCCCTGCACGTAACCGCCGGCGACCAGCCGGGCGAATGTGGGTTCGAGGACCTCGAACGGGATTCGCAGCGAGTCGCCGATATCGCTGAGCCGCGCCGTCCCGTACATCTGCGCGAAACGGTAAATACGCATCACGCCCCACAGACCGGCGACGTCCAGGCGGCAATCGGGCCGCAGCGCGATGCTGCGCAACCGCACCCCGGGATCGCCGCGCAGCATGCGCGCAATCGCGTTCTCCAACAGCCGTTCCGGCGTGTCGGTGCTGGGCATGCCAAAGCCGTCGCCGAGATCGACCGAGCTGTTGTGGATGTCGCGCAGCGGGACCTCGCGCAGGAACAAGGCGAGGATGAAGCCGAGCACGGCGACCGGCGCTGCCCAGAAGAAGACTTCATTGAGCGACTCGGAATACGCCTGCACGATCGGGGCGGCCACGTTGGCGGGCTGGTGATGCAGGGCGCCCGGCGAGCTGACCGCGTCGGGTGGGGCGCCGCTGGCGGCCAGGGCCGAAGCCATACGGCCCTTGAGGAAGTTGGCGAACAGCGAACCGAATATCGCCGCACCGAATGAACTTCCGATGGTCCGGAAGAACGTCACACCCGAGGTGGCGACGCCGAGATCTTCGAAGTTCGAGGTGTTCTGCACGATGAGAACCAGCACCTGCATGGATAGACCGATGCCGGCGCCAAGGATGAGCAGATACAGGGACTGCACCACCGCCGAGGTGGACGGGGTCATCCGCGACATGAGCAGAAAGGCCAGCGCCATGAGGGCGGTGCCGACCACCGGAAACACCTTGTACCGGCCAGTCCGGCCGACCAGAGTGCCGCTACCGGTCGAGGTGATCA
This Mycobacterium simiae DNA region includes the following protein-coding sequences:
- a CDS encoding MDR family MFS transporter — its product is MTSARASSTAPTQAKPAATTAASGPLITPQRRNLIFVAIVLGMLLAALDQTIVATALPTIVADLGDAGHQSWVVTSYLLASTIVTALVGKLGDLFGRKRVFQAGIVFFVVGSVVCGLAQSMGMLVAARALQGIGGGGITVTASALIGEVVPLRERGRYQGILGAVFGVTTVVGPLLGGYFTDYLTWRWAFWVNVPISVVVIFVAAAVIPALASDAKPVIDYAGIVLVGLGAAGLTLATSWGGTLYPWGSATIVGLFAGAAAALIAFVWVETRVPQPILPTRLFGSPVFTVCCVLSFVVGFAMLGAMTFLPTYMQYVNGVSATTSGLRTLPMVVGMLITSTGSGTLVGRTGRYKVFPVVGTALMALAFLLMSRMTPSTSAVVQSLYLLILGAGIGLSMQVLVLIVQNTSNFEDLGVATSGVTFFRTIGSSFGAAIFGSLFANFLKGRMASALAASGAPPDAVSSPGALHHQPANVAAPIVQAYSESLNEVFFWAAPVAVLGFILALFLREVPLRDIHNSSVDLGDGFGMPSTDTPERLLENAIARMLRGDPGVRLRSIALRPDCRLDVAGLWGVMRIYRFAQMYGTARLSDIGDSLRIPFEVLEPTFARLVAGGYVQGDGNQMWLTPAGTQQVDYVYSLLLGWIVDKLSRSPGFEGRPDRRQVETALQHIAHRVLAQRDWHDDTPATAALQAGVGNTH